A stretch of Pseudoclavibacter chungangensis DNA encodes these proteins:
- a CDS encoding ATP-binding cassette domain-containing protein, translating to MSLVTDAVEPVPTPQGVPVLEAKRLVKTFGKVVGLDGVSLQLHAGEVLAIIGDNGAGKSTLIKCLTGAYVPDQGELLLDGEPVHFKRPQDARDAGIETVYQNLAVSPALDVASNLFLGRERRKPGILGTVFRTLDTAGMRAEAREQLQRLGISTLQDVTVAVENLSGGQRQAVAVARAAAFGSKVVVLDEPTAALGVRESNQVLELIERLREQHVPVVLISHNMPHVFQVADRIHIQRLGKRAATITPRSHSMTDAVAIMTGAAVA from the coding sequence ATGAGCCTCGTCACGGACGCCGTCGAGCCGGTGCCGACGCCGCAGGGCGTCCCCGTGCTCGAAGCGAAGCGACTCGTCAAGACGTTCGGGAAGGTCGTCGGCCTCGACGGTGTGAGCCTGCAGCTGCACGCGGGCGAGGTGCTCGCGATCATCGGCGACAACGGTGCGGGCAAGTCCACGCTCATCAAGTGTCTGACCGGTGCCTACGTCCCCGATCAGGGCGAGCTGCTGCTGGACGGTGAGCCGGTGCACTTCAAACGCCCGCAGGACGCGCGCGATGCCGGCATCGAGACGGTCTATCAGAACCTCGCCGTGTCGCCCGCGCTCGATGTCGCCTCGAACCTGTTCCTCGGTCGCGAGCGCCGGAAGCCCGGCATCCTCGGCACCGTGTTCCGGACGCTCGACACGGCCGGTATGCGCGCGGAGGCCCGTGAACAGTTGCAGCGGCTCGGGATCTCGACCCTGCAGGACGTGACGGTCGCCGTCGAGAACCTGTCGGGCGGTCAGCGACAGGCCGTCGCCGTCGCCCGGGCCGCGGCCTTCGGCTCGAAGGTCGTCGTGCTCGACGAACCGACGGCGGCACTCGGTGTGCGCGAGTCGAACCAGGTGCTCGAGCTCATCGAGCGCCTGCGCGAGCAGCACGTTCCCGTCGTCCTCATCTCGCACAACATGCCGCACGTGTTCCAGGTCGCGGACCGGATCCACATCCAGCGTCTCGGCAAGCGGGCCGCGACGATCACGCCGCGATCGCACAGCATGACCGACGCGGTCGCGATCATGACGGGAGCGGCCGTTGCCTGA
- a CDS encoding putative quinol monooxygenase yields the protein MPDENGTPDRRAPRAEPAAPAAVPRTLYAEFTARPGTESAVQDLIVAYADEVRAEPGNLRFEVYRRAESPAAFVVFERYADEAAFRAHLAHPTGRAFNDELVPLIEEDASVLSFLNDVVS from the coding sequence TTGCCTGACGAGAACGGGACACCGGACCGGCGTGCGCCACGGGCCGAGCCGGCGGCTCCGGCTGCGGTGCCGAGGACGCTGTACGCCGAGTTCACGGCGAGGCCCGGCACCGAGTCGGCCGTCCAGGACCTCATCGTCGCCTACGCGGACGAGGTCAGGGCCGAACCCGGCAACCTCCGCTTCGAGGTGTACCGGCGAGCGGAGTCGCCCGCCGCGTTCGTCGTGTTCGAACGCTACGCCGATGAGGCGGCGTTCCGGGCGCATCTCGCGCACCCCACGGGCCGCGCGTTCAACGACGAGCTGGTGCCCCTGATCGAGGAGGACGCGAGCGTGCTCAGTTTCCTGAACGACGTGGTGAGCTGA
- a CDS encoding carbohydrate kinase family protein produces MATTDADRPDPVGTVDARIVVIGEALVDVVHRLDGRIEEMPGGSPANVALTLGRLGHRPQLVTQLADDRHGRVVRAWLDESGVELVASASPRTSTATAFLDAAGAASYEFDLDWDIAIAPQEVIDVLHSGSIAALLEPGATEVVRAMGEARHDALVTYDPNVRPVLLGDRGPVRERVERVVALSDLVKASDEDLEWLYPESSAVEVARAWQATGPAVVIVTSGADGAFAVTAHGVWEVAAPRIRVADTVGAGDTFMAALIDVLLRLGISGAEGRDRLHRIGSSELTGMLERAALAAAITVSRPGADPPNARELADAEDARDAASTDRATD; encoded by the coding sequence ATGGCGACAACCGACGCCGACCGCCCCGACCCGGTCGGGACCGTTGACGCACGGATCGTCGTCATCGGCGAGGCGCTCGTCGACGTCGTCCACCGTCTCGACGGGCGGATCGAGGAGATGCCCGGCGGGAGCCCCGCGAACGTCGCGCTCACGCTCGGCAGGCTCGGACACCGCCCGCAGCTCGTGACGCAGCTCGCCGACGACCGTCACGGACGGGTCGTCCGCGCGTGGCTCGACGAATCCGGTGTCGAGCTCGTCGCGAGCGCCTCCCCCCGCACCTCGACGGCGACCGCGTTCCTCGACGCGGCGGGAGCGGCGAGCTACGAGTTCGACCTCGACTGGGACATCGCCATCGCCCCGCAGGAGGTGATCGATGTGCTCCACTCGGGTTCGATCGCGGCATTGCTCGAGCCCGGCGCTACCGAGGTCGTCCGGGCGATGGGCGAGGCGCGACACGACGCCCTCGTCACCTACGACCCGAACGTCCGGCCCGTACTCCTGGGTGATCGGGGCCCGGTCCGGGAACGGGTCGAGCGCGTCGTGGCACTCTCGGATCTCGTGAAGGCGAGCGACGAGGACCTCGAATGGCTCTACCCGGAATCGAGCGCCGTCGAGGTCGCGAGGGCCTGGCAGGCGACCGGCCCCGCCGTCGTCATCGTCACCTCGGGCGCCGACGGCGCCTTCGCTGTGACCGCTCACGGGGTGTGGGAGGTCGCCGCGCCCCGAATCCGGGTCGCCGACACGGTGGGCGCGGGCGACACGTTCATGGCCGCACTCATCGACGTCCTGCTCCGATTGGGGATCAGCGGAGCCGAGGGACGCGACCGCCTGCACCGCATCGGCTCGAGCGAGCTCACGGGGATGCTCGAACGCGCGGCCCTCGCCGCCGCCATCACCGTGTCACGGCCGGGGGCCGACCCGCCGAACGCGCGCGAACTGGCGGACGCGGAGGACGCCCGGGACGCGGCGAGCACGGACCGGGCCACCGACTGA